Proteins from a genomic interval of Geodermatophilus obscurus DSM 43160:
- a CDS encoding DUF4407 domain-containing protein: MRSGTQRSSLRRRVTRRAVAEQLLTVSGANRDVLRDAPKERTKQVAMGAVLLSTAAIAAVSASYALHLALHFWWPFAVLGGVAWGLVILNLDRWLVVSTPRLKTKLGTLAMALPRVLLAVLIGAVISTPLTLAVFSAEISTEVQVMAAEEEDAFNRQLDEDSRYAQIPAWEAQIQALQADIAQPVTDADVLDDPAVVDLQQRIDEAKTRYEAAAAAFQCENDGTCGTGDAGIGDVSREKQAERDRLQREWQDLQQQSEPAKAQVRQQLETEEIQKTADQEAQLADLQERSADASSDRRAEIAAHQAAVGDSDGILARLTALGRISDADPVLHAAHLLLFLFMTALECLPIIFKTMLALAPPSLYERLVSLEEEKVEQRMRLRLQTEYEEAETLARSALTAAEARAARTLKAESRATGMVLDAQLDVTRDGVRRWRDEQLGATSAGEVREATPSADDLESLYKNDRLGSEDPRDGRLAGSSAPA; encoded by the coding sequence GTGAGGTCCGGGACGCAACGGTCGTCGCTCCGCCGCCGGGTGACCCGGCGCGCCGTCGCCGAGCAGCTGCTCACGGTCTCGGGGGCGAACCGCGACGTCCTGCGCGACGCGCCCAAGGAGCGCACCAAGCAGGTCGCGATGGGCGCGGTGCTCCTCTCCACGGCCGCCATCGCCGCGGTGTCCGCGTCCTACGCCCTGCACCTCGCCCTGCACTTCTGGTGGCCGTTCGCCGTCCTCGGCGGAGTGGCGTGGGGCCTGGTCATCCTCAACCTGGACCGCTGGCTCGTCGTCTCGACCCCGCGGCTCAAAACCAAGCTCGGCACCCTGGCGATGGCGCTCCCGCGCGTCCTCCTCGCCGTCCTCATCGGCGCGGTCATCTCGACCCCGCTCACGCTCGCCGTCTTCAGCGCGGAGATCAGCACCGAGGTGCAGGTCATGGCGGCCGAGGAGGAGGACGCCTTCAACCGGCAGCTCGACGAGGACAGCCGCTACGCGCAGATCCCGGCCTGGGAGGCGCAGATCCAGGCGCTGCAGGCCGACATCGCGCAGCCCGTGACGGACGCCGATGTCCTGGACGACCCAGCCGTGGTGGACCTCCAGCAACGCATCGACGAGGCGAAGACCCGCTACGAGGCCGCCGCGGCCGCGTTCCAGTGCGAGAACGACGGGACGTGTGGCACCGGGGACGCCGGCATCGGCGACGTCTCCCGCGAGAAGCAGGCCGAGCGGGATCGGCTGCAGCGTGAGTGGCAGGACCTCCAGCAGCAGTCGGAGCCCGCAAAGGCGCAGGTCCGCCAGCAGCTCGAGACCGAGGAGATCCAGAAGACGGCGGACCAGGAGGCGCAGCTGGCCGACCTGCAGGAGCGGTCGGCCGACGCCAGCAGCGATCGACGTGCCGAGATCGCGGCGCACCAGGCTGCCGTCGGCGACAGCGACGGGATCCTCGCCCGGCTCACCGCACTGGGACGCATCAGCGACGCGGACCCCGTGCTGCACGCCGCGCACCTCCTGCTGTTCCTCTTCATGACGGCCCTCGAGTGCCTACCGATCATCTTCAAGACGATGCTCGCGCTGGCGCCGCCGTCCCTCTACGAACGGCTCGTCTCGCTCGAGGAGGAGAAGGTCGAGCAGCGCATGCGACTGCGGCTGCAGACCGAGTACGAGGAGGCCGAGACGCTGGCCCGCTCGGCGCTGACTGCCGCGGAGGCCCGGGCGGCTCGGACGCTGAAGGCGGAGTCCCGGGCCACGGGCATGGTCCTCGACGCCCAGCTCGACGTCACCCGCGACGGCGTGCGCCGCTGGCGGGACGAGCAGCTGGGGGCGACGTCGGCGGGCGAGGTGCGGGAAGCGACGCCGTCCGCCGACGACCTCGAGTCCCTGTACAAGAACGACAGGCTCGGCTCCGAGGACCCGCGGGACGGCCGGCTGGCCGGCTCGTCGGCACCTGCCTGA
- a CDS encoding type II toxin-antitoxin system Phd/YefM family antitoxin, with amino-acid sequence MADPNDRSVSDARRDLAAVVDQARSTHQPVYLSRRGRRVAAVIAADDLERLQALAEDMSDILDAEAARAELRGTVAEPVPWEQVKADLGLA; translated from the coding sequence ATGGCCGACCCCAATGACCGCAGTGTCTCCGACGCGCGCAGGGACCTCGCCGCGGTCGTCGACCAGGCCCGCTCGACGCACCAGCCGGTCTACCTGAGCCGCCGCGGCCGGCGGGTCGCGGCTGTCATCGCAGCGGACGACCTCGAGCGCCTCCAGGCCCTCGCCGAGGACATGTCCGACATCCTCGACGCCGAGGCCGCGCGCGCCGAACTCCGGGGAACGGTGGCCGAGCCGGTGCCGTGGGAGCAGGTGAAGGCCGACCTGGGCCTGGCGTGA